One window from the genome of Enterococcus haemoperoxidus ATCC BAA-382 encodes:
- a CDS encoding ABC transporter ATP-binding protein: MSEKRKVLLDVKGLKQYFNVGRPDEVRAVDDISFHIYEGETFGLVGESGSGKSTTGRSVIRLYDPTDGEIIFNGDDISKIRSKSGMQAFRREVQMIFQDPYASLNPRMKVNDIIAEGIDINHLAKDAAEREAKVNELLKVVGLDPSHGTRYPHEFSGGQRQRIGIARALAVDPRFIICDEPISALDVSIQAQVVNLLQDLQKEAGLTYLFIAHDLSMVKHISDRIGVMHSGRLLEMGSSDDVYNFGVHPYTESLLSAIPLPDPDYERTRKRIVYKPQAEDNKERKLREITPEHYVYCSEDEVDVYRKKIEEKKARANHE; this comes from the coding sequence ATGAGTGAAAAAAGAAAAGTACTTTTAGATGTTAAAGGACTAAAACAATATTTTAACGTTGGACGCCCTGACGAAGTTAGAGCTGTTGACGATATCAGTTTCCATATCTACGAAGGTGAGACTTTCGGATTGGTGGGAGAATCTGGTAGTGGTAAATCAACAACAGGACGTAGTGTGATTCGCTTATACGATCCAACAGATGGCGAAATCATTTTCAACGGTGATGATATCAGTAAAATTCGTTCAAAATCTGGGATGCAAGCATTCCGTCGTGAAGTTCAAATGATCTTCCAAGATCCGTATGCCTCATTGAATCCGAGAATGAAAGTCAACGATATTATTGCTGAAGGAATCGACATTAATCACTTAGCAAAAGATGCCGCTGAACGTGAAGCTAAAGTCAACGAATTATTAAAAGTCGTTGGACTTGATCCGAGCCACGGAACGCGTTATCCACATGAATTTTCTGGTGGTCAACGTCAACGTATCGGGATTGCAAGAGCTTTGGCAGTTGATCCGCGCTTCATTATCTGTGATGAGCCGATTTCAGCTTTGGATGTATCGATTCAAGCGCAAGTAGTCAATTTATTGCAAGACTTACAAAAAGAAGCCGGTCTGACTTATTTGTTTATTGCCCATGATTTATCAATGGTAAAACACATCAGTGACCGTATTGGTGTTATGCATAGTGGTAGATTATTGGAGATGGGGTCAAGTGATGATGTGTATAACTTTGGTGTACATCCATACACTGAAAGCTTATTATCAGCTATTCCATTACCAGATCCTGATTATGAACGTACACGCAAACGTATTGTTTATAAACCGCAAGCAGAAGACAATAAAGAACGTAAACTAAGAGAAATCACACCTGAGCATTATGTGTATTGTTCAGAAGATGAAGTTGATGTGTACCGTAAAAAAATTGAAGAGAAAAAAGCCAGAGCGAATCACGAATAG
- a CDS encoding RNA-guided endonuclease TnpB family protein → MKVLKAYKYRLYPTLLQEEFIKKTFSCVRLVHNLLLQERIQLYKELKKNPDLKVKLPTPAQFKKEHPCLKEVDSLALSNAQVYLDRAFKKFYREKSVGFPKLKQKKNAVSSYTTNNQNGTIKIIDEKYLKVPKLKSLIKMKMHRPVIGKIKSATISLTPSNKYFVSILCEEELPRVEKTYSAIGITLGASEFAVLSNGRRIDNDKFTKEFEQRITREERKLTRRKEIAKSKGTELLQQKNYQKQKLKVAKMREKLMNQRIDFLNKITTEIVKKYDLICIEDIHQADFFRNTKLHRGVSDVSWALFVSKLEYKATWYNKRLIKVSACGKCSEHSDNDLVSQIFTQDVNEEKGKHDPETAASIQVLIQGLKGTTAN, encoded by the coding sequence ATGAAGGTATTAAAGGCGTATAAATACAGGCTTTACCCTACTTTATTACAAGAAGAGTTCATCAAAAAAACTTTTTCTTGTGTTCGGCTTGTGCATAATCTTTTATTGCAGGAAAGAATTCAGCTGTATAAGGAGTTGAAAAAAAATCCTGATTTAAAAGTAAAGTTACCGACACCAGCTCAATTTAAAAAAGAGCATCCTTGTTTGAAGGAAGTGGATAGCTTAGCATTATCAAATGCGCAGGTTTACTTGGATCGAGCATTCAAAAAATTTTATAGAGAAAAGTCAGTTGGTTTTCCTAAACTAAAACAAAAGAAAAATGCTGTCAGTTCTTACACAACGAATAATCAAAACGGCACAATTAAAATTATTGATGAAAAATATTTAAAAGTCCCTAAACTGAAATCGTTGATTAAAATGAAAATGCATCGTCCGGTAATAGGGAAAATAAAGTCGGCGACGATCTCTTTGACTCCTAGTAATAAATATTTCGTTTCGATTCTTTGTGAAGAGGAGCTTCCTAGAGTTGAAAAGACCTATTCAGCAATCGGGATAACATTAGGAGCTTCAGAATTTGCTGTATTATCAAATGGTAGACGTATCGATAATGATAAATTTACAAAAGAATTCGAACAGAGGATCACCAGAGAAGAAAGAAAATTAACACGGCGAAAAGAAATTGCTAAATCCAAAGGAACAGAACTGTTACAACAAAAAAACTATCAGAAACAAAAACTAAAAGTAGCAAAAATGCGGGAAAAGTTAATGAATCAACGAATTGATTTTCTGAATAAAATCACGACAGAAATTGTTAAGAAATATGATTTGATTTGTATTGAAGATATTCATCAAGCTGATTTTTTCAGAAATACTAAATTACATCGAGGCGTTTCAGATGTTTCTTGGGCATTGTTTGTCTCAAAACTTGAATATAAAGCGACATGGTATAACAAACGATTAATCAAGGTTTCGGCATGTGGTAAATGTTCGGAACATTCAGATAATGATTTGGTGAGTCAAATATTTACTCAAGACGTCAATGAGGAAAAAGGAAAACATGATCCTGAGACTGCGGCGAGTATTCAAGTGTTGATCCAAGGATTAAAAGGAACAACGGCCAATTAA
- a CDS encoding Cof-type HAD-IIB family hydrolase: protein MNNYRALVFFDLDGTLLDAESTISKENHQAILQLKKNNILPLIASGRSPKEIQQITKGVAIDSYVSLNGQFNVVENEVVSKHAIPLKQIQELMALSESFGHSLACYTETEYAACYSTASMEKLYRLDHAPLPKISAEFHKDHEIYMVYLFSEDEEKDSLYREKFADIFTFFRDSPYSMAVVSKGQSKKAGIQEIIKTLDLAHVPTYAFGDGNNDLGMFEAVNTAIAMDNASPHVKSHADYITKSHLEDGICFGLKHFELLD from the coding sequence ATGAATAACTACAGAGCACTTGTTTTCTTTGATTTGGATGGAACGTTATTAGATGCTGAATCAACTATATCTAAGGAAAATCACCAAGCAATTTTGCAATTGAAGAAAAACAATATCCTGCCATTGATTGCTAGTGGCCGATCTCCAAAGGAAATCCAACAAATCACAAAAGGCGTAGCAATCGATTCTTATGTAAGTTTAAATGGGCAGTTTAATGTTGTTGAAAATGAAGTTGTTTCAAAACATGCAATACCATTGAAACAGATTCAAGAATTGATGGCGCTTTCTGAATCGTTTGGTCATTCCTTGGCATGTTATACAGAAACTGAATATGCTGCTTGTTATTCAACTGCGAGCATGGAAAAATTATATCGCTTAGATCACGCACCATTGCCGAAAATTTCAGCAGAGTTTCATAAAGATCATGAGATTTACATGGTTTATCTTTTTTCAGAGGATGAAGAGAAAGATTCATTATATCGAGAAAAATTTGCGGATATATTTACTTTTTTCAGAGATAGTCCTTATTCAATGGCAGTTGTGTCAAAGGGACAGTCAAAAAAAGCAGGCATCCAGGAAATAATTAAGACATTGGATTTGGCTCATGTACCAACATACGCATTTGGTGATGGAAACAATGATTTAGGGATGTTTGAAGCAGTTAATACGGCAATTGCGATGGACAATGCTTCACCTCATGTAAAAAGCCATGCTGATTATATTACAAAATCTCATCTGGAGGATGGTATTTGTTTTGGATTAAAACATTTTGAATTATTAGACTGA
- a CDS encoding Cof-type HAD-IIB family hydrolase produces the protein MTVKMIAVDMDGTFLNSQQDYDRERFSQLYQEMKQQGVRFVIASGNQYYQLKSFFPEIENELSFVAENGAYVVSEGKEIFTGEIDPEVIHDVLTILAEFKQGHTILCGKNSAYVAEEEPDSFIEHGQKYYHRLKKVPNLFDVKDDTLFKFALSFPVEQVPEVLEQLYQTLGDKVIPVSSGHGDVDLIIPGIHKAYGLIKLQELWGIKNHEVAAFGDSGNDLEMLKHAEYSYAMSNGQPQVKVAAKEIILSNDENGVLLKIEELLGN, from the coding sequence ATGACGGTAAAAATGATTGCAGTAGACATGGATGGAACGTTTTTGAACAGTCAACAAGATTACGACCGAGAAAGATTTAGTCAATTGTATCAAGAGATGAAGCAACAAGGGGTTCGTTTTGTTATAGCTAGCGGCAATCAATACTATCAACTTAAATCTTTTTTTCCAGAAATTGAAAACGAATTATCGTTTGTAGCAGAAAACGGAGCGTACGTTGTTAGTGAAGGAAAAGAAATATTCACAGGCGAAATCGATCCAGAAGTCATTCACGACGTGCTAACTATTTTAGCTGAGTTCAAACAAGGACATACGATTCTTTGTGGGAAAAACAGCGCTTATGTAGCTGAAGAAGAACCAGATTCTTTTATTGAACATGGTCAGAAATATTACCATCGATTAAAAAAAGTTCCTAATTTGTTTGACGTAAAAGACGATACGTTATTCAAGTTTGCTTTGAGTTTTCCTGTTGAACAAGTGCCAGAAGTGCTTGAACAGCTGTATCAAACGTTAGGAGACAAGGTTATTCCGGTTTCTAGTGGGCATGGTGATGTTGATTTGATTATTCCCGGAATCCATAAAGCGTACGGCTTGATCAAGTTACAAGAGCTGTGGGGGATAAAAAATCATGAAGTGGCAGCTTTTGGTGATAGCGGCAATGATCTGGAAATGTTAAAACATGCGGAATATAGCTATGCCATGAGTAATGGACAACCACAGGTCAAAGTAGCAGCTAAAGAAATTATTTTATCTAATGATGAAAATGGTGTGCTTCTTAAAATAGAGGAACTGCTTGGAAATTAA
- the infC gene encoding translation initiation factor IF-3, with protein sequence MTIAKDMMVNDGIRARELRLIGQDGEQLGVKTKVEALQIAETANLDLVLVAPTAKPPVARIMDYGKFRFETQKKEREARKKQKVINVKEVRLSPTIDLNDFNTKLRNARKFLEKGDKVKASIRFKGRAITHKEIGQKVLDRLAEETADIATVEQKAKMDGRSMFLTLAPKNEN encoded by the coding sequence ATGACCATAGCAAAGGATATGATGGTGAACGACGGCATTCGTGCACGCGAGTTACGTTTGATCGGACAAGATGGGGAACAATTAGGTGTAAAAACAAAAGTGGAAGCACTACAAATTGCTGAAACAGCCAACCTAGATTTAGTTCTAGTAGCACCTACTGCGAAACCGCCTGTTGCGCGAATTATGGATTACGGAAAATTCCGTTTCGAAACGCAAAAGAAAGAGCGTGAAGCTCGTAAGAAACAAAAAGTGATCAACGTAAAAGAAGTACGTTTAAGTCCAACAATTGATTTAAATGACTTCAATACAAAACTTCGTAATGCACGTAAATTCTTAGAAAAAGGGGATAAAGTGAAAGCTTCTATCCGTTTCAAAGGCCGTGCCATTACCCACAAAGAAATTGGTCAGAAAGTTCTTGATCGCTTAGCGGAAGAAACTGCAGATATTGCTACAGTGGAACAAAAAGCGAAAATGGACGGACGCAGCATGTTCCTAACGCTGGCACCGAAGAATGAAAATTAA
- the rpmI gene encoding 50S ribosomal protein L35, with product MPKQKTHRGSAKRFKRTGNGGLKRFRAFTSHRFHGKTKKQRRQLRKAGMVSSGDFKRIRQQLARMK from the coding sequence ATGCCAAAACAAAAAACACACCGCGGATCAGCAAAACGTTTCAAACGTACTGGTAACGGCGGGTTAAAAAGATTCCGTGCGTTTACAAGTCACCGTTTCCACGGTAAAACAAAAAAACAACGTCGTCAATTGCGTAAAGCAGGAATGGTTTCATCAGGCGATTTCAAACGTATTCGTCAACAATTAGCAAGAATGAAGTAA
- the rplT gene encoding 50S ribosomal protein L20: protein MARVKGGVVSRKRRKKILKLAKGYYGSKHTLFKTAKEQVMKSYSYAYRDRRQKKRDFRKLWIARINAAARMNGLSYSKLMHGLKLAEIDINRKMLAELAVNDAAAFTTLADQAKDALAK, encoded by the coding sequence ATGGCACGTGTTAAAGGTGGCGTAGTAAGCCGTAAACGTCGTAAAAAGATCCTTAAATTAGCGAAAGGCTATTACGGATCAAAACATACTTTATTTAAAACAGCAAAAGAACAAGTAATGAAATCTTATAGTTATGCATACAGAGATCGTCGTCAAAAGAAACGTGATTTCCGTAAATTATGGATTGCTCGTATCAATGCAGCGGCTCGTATGAATGGCTTGAGCTATTCTAAATTAATGCACGGTTTGAAATTAGCAGAGATTGATATCAACCGCAAAATGTTAGCTGAATTAGCTGTTAACGATGCAGCAGCATTCACAACTTTAGCTGACCAAGCTAAAGATGCATTAGCTAAATAA
- a CDS encoding CPBP family intramembrane glutamic endopeptidase, translating to MVYVKNFFILVGLFLVSQISMTAFGVAKGFSLGMGEANLSLFASIMLILLVIGNIWLLIFLGKKLGFSNLKWDFFTKKNVGIILGGFILARVIAVGGTLLLNNQGSESTANDAAIQSMFTGENPLLIILLIGISAPIMEEIVFRGGIIGFWLEKFPIVGIAISSILFGLIHGPTNLISFLIYGSMGLILSMAYYKTQRLEISISIHFLNNIFAAIVIAFGLI from the coding sequence ATGGTGTATGTTAAAAATTTTTTTATTTTAGTTGGTTTATTTCTGGTAAGTCAAATTAGCATGACAGCATTTGGTGTGGCTAAAGGATTTTCATTAGGGATGGGAGAAGCAAATCTGTCTTTATTTGCATCGATTATGTTGATATTACTGGTTATAGGGAATATCTGGTTATTGATATTTTTAGGGAAAAAACTAGGATTCTCAAACTTAAAATGGGATTTTTTCACTAAGAAAAATGTTGGAATCATTCTAGGCGGTTTTATTTTAGCAAGAGTGATTGCTGTTGGAGGAACTCTGTTACTAAATAATCAAGGATCAGAAAGTACTGCAAATGATGCAGCGATTCAATCTATGTTCACTGGAGAAAATCCTTTATTGATCATATTATTAATTGGAATTTCTGCACCAATAATGGAAGAAATCGTTTTTAGAGGTGGAATCATTGGTTTTTGGTTGGAAAAATTTCCGATAGTTGGCATCGCAATTAGTTCTATTTTATTCGGTTTGATTCATGGTCCGACGAATCTAATCAGCTTTTTAATTTATGGTTCGATGGGTCTGATTCTTTCTATGGCGTATTATAAAACGCAGCGTTTAGAGATTAGTATATCTATTCACTTTTTAAATAATATATTTGCTGCAATCGTCATCGCATTTGGACTGATCTAG
- the celB gene encoding PTS cellobiose transporter subunit IIC — protein sequence MNTFLDKLQAKLGPIAYKLDSNRYLSAIKNGFFVAMPLLIIGSMFLLVTQLPIEPYTNFMASILGENWMSLFLQVNDMTMNAMTLFVILGIASEMAKYYAVDRGSTQAIALVAFLVLTPIMTTDNGSFLPLGNFGASGLFVGMITAILAAEIFRWVVQKGWTIKMPDSVPSNVAKSFSALIPGFFVVIVFNLIRIGFTFTSYETAQNFIFEVLQTPLLALGSSLPATLIILLFEALLWSFGIHGSNIVGAVMQPIWIALTVENAQAFATGEKLPNIVNYQFYSNFVKLGGSSATIGLAIACLFFAKSSQFKTLGKLSFAPAIFNINEPLVFGIPIVLNPMMLIPFVIAPLLMCLLAYTAMATGIVPLANGVNLPWTMPPVIAGLMVSGWRGAVLQIVQILLSFGLYYPFFKMEDLKAYRIETEDETTSETAILEEA from the coding sequence ATGAATACTTTTTTAGATAAGTTACAAGCAAAGTTAGGTCCAATCGCTTATAAACTTGATTCTAATCGTTATCTTTCAGCAATCAAGAATGGGTTCTTTGTCGCGATGCCCTTGTTGATCATTGGTTCTATGTTTTTATTAGTCACACAACTACCGATAGAACCCTATACTAATTTTATGGCGTCTATTTTAGGGGAAAATTGGATGTCACTATTTTTACAAGTCAACGATATGACAATGAATGCGATGACCCTATTTGTGATCTTAGGGATTGCTAGTGAGATGGCAAAATATTACGCTGTTGATCGAGGGTCAACTCAGGCAATTGCTCTAGTTGCTTTTCTAGTACTAACACCGATCATGACAACGGATAACGGTTCCTTTTTACCGTTGGGAAACTTTGGGGCATCTGGTCTATTTGTCGGTATGATCACAGCTATTCTAGCGGCAGAAATTTTTCGTTGGGTCGTGCAAAAAGGCTGGACCATCAAAATGCCTGATTCTGTCCCTTCCAACGTTGCAAAATCTTTTTCAGCATTGATTCCCGGATTTTTCGTGGTGATCGTTTTTAACTTGATTCGTATTGGTTTTACCTTCACTTCTTATGAAACTGCTCAAAACTTTATTTTTGAAGTTCTGCAAACACCACTCTTGGCTTTAGGCAGTTCACTTCCTGCAACATTGATCATCTTACTATTTGAAGCGTTGTTGTGGTCCTTTGGTATTCACGGTTCAAATATTGTGGGTGCTGTCATGCAGCCGATTTGGATCGCGCTGACGGTAGAAAATGCCCAAGCTTTCGCTACAGGAGAAAAATTACCCAATATTGTGAACTATCAATTTTATAGTAACTTCGTCAAACTTGGTGGATCTAGCGCCACCATTGGTTTAGCTATCGCTTGTCTATTTTTCGCAAAATCCTCTCAGTTTAAAACTTTAGGGAAACTCTCATTTGCGCCAGCCATTTTCAATATCAATGAACCTTTGGTTTTTGGTATTCCAATCGTGTTAAACCCAATGATGCTGATTCCCTTTGTCATTGCGCCACTTTTGATGTGTCTGTTGGCGTATACTGCAATGGCAACTGGAATTGTTCCCTTAGCGAACGGCGTAAATTTACCGTGGACCATGCCACCTGTTATTGCAGGATTGATGGTTAGCGGCTGGCGAGGAGCTGTTTTACAGATCGTTCAGATTTTGCTTAGCTTTGGATTGTATTATCCTTTCTTCAAGATGGAAGATTTAAAAGCGTATCGAATCGAGACAGAAGATGAAACAACTAGTGAGACAGCAATCCTAGAGGAAGCTTAA
- a CDS encoding TraX family protein: MNKKLDAFHLKVIAIVAMLLNHIGSGFRLFEYSDQLFFFTEFIGKLTFPIMAYLLVEGFHYTRNVKKYAARLAFFWIISIYPFHALFYQDHPFSPTELVNNIFFTLLMGLILITLYDKTKNTAIHVLLVIIFSLTTVMSDWNLIGVLIIFGFYHIQNVKLKKILPPIYATAFLFLLMLVVYFISPSSVPWYELLSGLGILGTIPLLLNYNGKRGYSPNWVKWGFYLFYPLHMILLILVRGIL; the protein is encoded by the coding sequence ATGAACAAGAAATTAGATGCATTTCACTTGAAAGTTATTGCAATTGTTGCTATGTTACTAAACCATATAGGCAGTGGGTTTAGGTTGTTCGAGTATTCAGATCAATTATTTTTCTTTACCGAATTTATTGGTAAACTGACATTTCCGATAATGGCCTATTTATTAGTTGAGGGGTTTCATTATACCCGAAATGTAAAAAAATATGCTGCTCGACTCGCCTTTTTTTGGATCATTTCGATTTATCCCTTTCATGCCTTGTTTTATCAAGATCATCCTTTTAGTCCGACAGAGTTAGTCAATAATATTTTCTTTACTCTTTTAATGGGGCTTATTTTGATTACGCTGTATGATAAAACTAAAAATACAGCAATCCATGTTTTGCTCGTTATTATTTTTTCACTTACAACAGTAATGTCTGACTGGAATTTAATTGGTGTCTTGATTATTTTTGGATTTTATCATATTCAAAATGTTAAACTTAAGAAAATCTTGCCACCAATTTATGCCACTGCATTTTTATTTTTATTGATGTTGGTTGTTTACTTCATTTCACCTAGTTCAGTCCCCTGGTATGAACTTCTATCAGGACTTGGTATTCTGGGAACCATTCCGCTACTTTTAAATTATAATGGGAAACGTGGTTATTCTCCAAATTGGGTCAAATGGGGTTTTTATTTATTTTATCCATTACACATGATTCTACTTATCCTTGTACGTGGAATATTGTAA
- the psiE gene encoding phosphate-starvation-inducible protein PsiE: MKEEQRFGIMKKYVNWVLDIVLGVLALLILIFMIRQLIDIATFINKPMTPKNLSIVMQEVVAFFMLFEFIMMVIRYIQEGHHIPIRYLILICITAILRQLMVLHGDAVQTLLLSVSILSLVIVLFVLNLSGNKSYVGFKSHTDDSQKIDK, from the coding sequence ATGAAAGAGGAACAGAGATTTGGAATCATGAAAAAATACGTTAATTGGGTGTTAGATATCGTTTTAGGAGTACTTGCCTTACTTATTTTGATTTTTATGATTCGTCAATTGATTGATATTGCTACATTTATCAACAAACCAATGACACCTAAAAATTTATCGATCGTGATGCAAGAAGTGGTGGCATTTTTCATGTTATTTGAGTTTATTATGATGGTGATCCGCTATATTCAAGAAGGTCATCATATTCCAATTAGATATTTGATTCTGATTTGTATTACGGCAATCTTAAGACAGTTAATGGTATTACATGGTGATGCAGTTCAAACATTATTATTATCTGTATCGATTTTATCATTGGTTATTGTGTTGTTTGTTCTTAATTTAAGTGGGAATAAATCCTACGTTGGATTTAAATCTCATACAGATGATAGTCAAAAAATAGATAAATAA
- a CDS encoding YeiH family protein: MNDLVENNNVKHSYLTKAMIILPGLITAFIVAVISKIVAIWLPTLGAATIAILLGILLGNTFLKNPVLEKGTKVAEGKLLEFSVVLLGATVTFQTIAQIGVSGGIFVLLQMSLTIIASYVLGKKMQFSDNMSLLMAGGNAVCGSSAVASIAPAIHAKEEEKGQIITLVNLLGTILMLLLPIIGSLIYGSDILTKSALIGGILQSVGQVVASASMVNGEVVELAMLFKIMRIMLLVVVVYFFGKFKQQRSAFSSTVEVTPKKKNGALPWYVVGFVLFCVINSLVHLPAQLSETAHFFSGWFEITALAAIGLRLDFQKFFKEGKRFLIYGLSVGLIQVILAIALISLLRI, from the coding sequence ATGAATGATTTAGTGGAAAACAATAATGTAAAACATTCTTATTTAACAAAGGCTATGATCATTTTACCTGGACTGATTACGGCTTTTATCGTAGCGGTTATTAGTAAAATTGTAGCCATCTGGCTGCCGACCTTAGGCGCCGCGACAATTGCGATTTTATTAGGGATTTTACTGGGCAACACTTTTTTGAAAAATCCAGTTTTAGAAAAAGGAACTAAAGTGGCTGAAGGTAAGCTATTAGAATTTTCAGTTGTATTATTAGGTGCAACCGTTACATTCCAAACCATCGCTCAAATTGGTGTCTCAGGTGGTATTTTTGTCCTTTTACAAATGAGTTTGACGATTATAGCTTCGTATGTACTTGGTAAAAAGATGCAGTTTTCAGATAACATGTCGTTATTAATGGCTGGCGGAAACGCAGTCTGTGGTTCATCTGCGGTGGCTTCGATCGCTCCTGCCATTCACGCAAAAGAAGAAGAAAAAGGGCAGATCATTACGTTGGTCAATTTGCTTGGAACCATCCTAATGTTGTTATTGCCTATTATCGGCTCCCTTATTTACGGCAGTGACATTCTAACCAAAAGCGCTTTGATCGGCGGTATCCTGCAATCTGTGGGACAAGTTGTTGCAAGTGCCAGTATGGTCAACGGAGAAGTTGTCGAGCTTGCTATGCTATTTAAAATCATGCGCATCATGCTACTTGTGGTCGTTGTTTACTTTTTTGGTAAATTTAAACAACAAAGGTCTGCGTTCTCTTCCACTGTAGAAGTAACCCCTAAGAAAAAAAACGGCGCTTTACCTTGGTATGTTGTGGGATTTGTTTTATTTTGTGTTATCAATAGTCTGGTTCATTTACCCGCACAACTAAGTGAGACTGCTCATTTCTTTAGTGGTTGGTTTGAAATCACTGCACTAGCTGCTATCGGATTACGTTTAGATTTCCAAAAATTCTTCAAAGAAGGAAAACGTTTCTTAATCTATGGATTATCAGTCGGGCTTATTCAAGTTATTTTAGCTATCGCGTTGATTTCTTTATTAAGAATTTAA
- a CDS encoding LysR family transcriptional regulator → MFKLLKTFRAVYETRNFSKAAELLYISQPAVSNQIKQLEEELDIQLFVRNGRQEFITTKQADILYHHLLNLSDDWEDTLHALRIQTIPKETCKIIASNTFAVYYLPELMEQLIREFPEVSFILDMDNSEQVLDSIEKHQAHFGFIEKPLITDAIIRQEILSDELVHAGDFSQGLWLVRENNSGVFHYTERYFLEHNLTPQKMIIKNNEMIVRCLEQGIGQSIISKRALNEKIKWRSLNQDYQRKFYFIKRQHIESFQLRAIEKYISQYYQQNKVQ, encoded by the coding sequence ATGTTTAAACTACTGAAAACATTTCGTGCTGTTTATGAAACAAGAAACTTTTCAAAAGCGGCGGAACTTTTATATATTTCACAACCGGCCGTTTCTAATCAAATCAAGCAGTTGGAAGAAGAACTTGATATTCAGCTATTTGTTCGTAATGGACGGCAAGAATTTATTACGACGAAACAAGCTGATATTTTATATCATCATTTGCTTAATTTATCAGATGATTGGGAAGATACACTACATGCGTTGCGGATCCAAACAATTCCAAAAGAAACATGCAAAATTATTGCTTCAAATACGTTTGCAGTGTATTATCTCCCAGAATTAATGGAACAATTAATTAGAGAATTTCCTGAGGTTTCATTCATTTTAGATATGGATAATTCTGAACAAGTGTTGGATAGTATCGAAAAGCATCAAGCACATTTTGGGTTTATTGAAAAACCGTTGATAACAGATGCCATTATACGGCAAGAGATTTTATCGGATGAACTAGTTCATGCAGGTGATTTTTCTCAAGGGCTATGGTTGGTTCGTGAAAATAATTCTGGTGTTTTTCATTATACCGAGCGATACTTTTTAGAACATAATTTAACTCCTCAGAAAATGATAATCAAAAATAATGAAATGATCGTCAGATGCTTGGAACAAGGGATAGGACAATCAATCATATCAAAGAGAGCGTTGAATGAAAAAATAAAATGGCGTTCATTGAACCAAGACTATCAGAGGAAGTTTTATTTTATCAAGAGACAACATATTGAATCTTTTCAATTACGAGCAATTGAAAAGTATATCAGTCAATACTATCAGCAAAATAAAGTGCAATGA
- a CDS encoding DUF7006 family protein — MEAFLWNVELKEYIETVDQTINIDQEYIDYYHDLAEEANQLVNKINATTLASILPKLMAIDEKCTLVIFYIFNGYALENDSAGDTIQLIEQEYKKTHREKYIFDMPEYETWSISQRIH, encoded by the coding sequence ATGGAAGCATTTTTATGGAATGTGGAGCTAAAAGAGTATATCGAAACAGTAGATCAAACAATCAATATTGACCAAGAGTATATCGATTATTATCATGATTTAGCAGAAGAAGCCAATCAACTAGTCAATAAGATAAATGCAACAACGTTAGCGTCAATTTTACCAAAATTGATGGCTATTGACGAAAAATGTACCTTGGTCATTTTTTATATTTTTAATGGGTATGCCTTAGAAAATGACTCGGCAGGTGATACCATCCAACTGATTGAGCAAGAATACAAGAAGACACATAGAGAAAAGTACATTTTTGATATGCCAGAATATGAAACGTGGTCTATTTCTCAAAGAATTCATTGA